From one Neofelis nebulosa isolate mNeoNeb1 chromosome 4, mNeoNeb1.pri, whole genome shotgun sequence genomic stretch:
- the LOC131508429 gene encoding 10 kDa heat shock protein, mitochondrial-like: MARHAFRRFLPLFGRVLVERNTAETVTKGGITLPEKSQGKALQTTGVTVGWSSKGKRGEIQSVSMKTGDRVLLPEYRGTKVVLDDMDSFVETVTILGKYVN, encoded by the coding sequence ATGGCAAGACATGCATTTAGAAGGTTTCTTCCCCTCTTTGGCCGAGTTTTAGTTGAAAGGAATACAGCTGAAACTGTAACCAAAGGTGGCATTACACTTCCAGAAAAATCTCAAGGAAAAGCATTGCAAACAACAGGTGTAACTGTTGGATGGAGCTCTAAAGGAAAGCGGGGAGAGATTCAATCAGTTAGCATGAAAACTGGAGATCGAGTTCTTCTTCCAGAATACAGAGGCACCAAAGTAGTTCTAGATGACATGGATTCTTTTGTAGAGACTGTGACCATTCTTGGGAAGTATGTAAACTGA